In the Chroococcidiopsis sp. SAG 2025 genome, one interval contains:
- the nusA gene encoding transcription termination factor NusA, which yields MSMVSLPGLKELIESISRERNLPRNAVQNALREALLKGYERYRRAQNLDKKHFEEEYFDNFEVELDVEEQGFRVLATKTIIEEVTNSDHEISLKDVQEFAGDAAQIGDSVLVDVTPDKEEFGRMAAMQTKQVLSQKLRDQQRQMIQEEFQDIEDTVLQARVLRFERQSVIMAVSSSFGQPEVEAELPKREQLPNDNYRANATFKVYLKKVLQGQHRGPQLLVSRADAGLVVYLFANEVPEIEDEVVRIVAVAREANPPSRHVGPRTKIAVDTLDRDVDPVGACIGARGSRIQVVVNELRGEKIDVIRWSPDPATYIANALSPARVDEVRLMDPETRQTHVLVAEDQLSLAIGKEGQNVRLAARLTGWKIDIKDRDKYDYAAEDAKFAAAARQQAAAQLEEELAEEELAEEELEDMIETVDDTGEELDEELETSEELEESATNEL from the coding sequence ATGTCAATGGTTAGCTTACCTGGTCTAAAAGAATTAATTGAAAGCATCAGCCGCGAACGAAATTTACCTCGGAATGCGGTACAAAACGCCCTGAGAGAAGCTTTGCTAAAAGGCTACGAGCGCTATCGGCGAGCGCAAAATTTAGACAAAAAGCATTTTGAAGAAGAATATTTTGACAACTTTGAAGTAGAGTTGGATGTTGAAGAACAAGGCTTTCGAGTTCTAGCAACTAAAACGATTATCGAAGAAGTCACCAACTCCGACCACGAGATTTCCCTCAAAGACGTGCAAGAATTTGCAGGGGATGCAGCTCAAATTGGCGATTCCGTGCTAGTTGACGTGACTCCAGATAAAGAAGAGTTCGGACGCATGGCAGCGATGCAGACAAAACAAGTTTTGTCGCAAAAACTCCGCGATCAGCAGCGTCAAATGATCCAAGAGGAATTTCAAGATATAGAAGATACCGTACTGCAAGCCAGAGTACTACGGTTTGAGCGACAGTCAGTGATTATGGCGGTTAGTAGCAGTTTCGGTCAGCCAGAAGTCGAAGCAGAATTACCCAAGCGGGAGCAACTACCTAACGATAATTATCGCGCCAATGCTACTTTTAAGGTTTATCTCAAGAAAGTCTTGCAGGGACAGCATCGAGGTCCACAGTTATTGGTTTCCAGGGCTGATGCTGGTCTAGTCGTGTATTTATTCGCGAATGAAGTGCCGGAAATAGAGGATGAAGTCGTCCGCATTGTCGCTGTTGCCAGGGAAGCTAATCCCCCCTCTAGGCATGTCGGTCCTCGGACAAAAATTGCTGTCGATACCCTAGACCGAGATGTAGACCCAGTAGGGGCATGTATTGGCGCTAGAGGGTCGCGAATTCAAGTCGTAGTCAACGAATTAAGAGGAGAAAAAATTGACGTGATTCGCTGGTCGCCTGACCCAGCTACTTATATTGCCAATGCTTTGAGTCCGGCTAGGGTGGATGAAGTACGGTTGATGGACCCGGAAACTCGACAGACTCATGTATTGGTGGCAGAAGATCAACTCAGTTTGGCAATTGGTAAAGAAGGACAAAACGTCCGTCTAGCCGCACGTTTGACAGGATGGAAAATTGACATCAAAGACCGCGACAAATACGATTACGCTGCTGAAGATGCTAAATTTGCGGCAGCAGCTAGACAACAAGCCGCCGCACAGTTAGAGGAAGAATTAGCAGAGGAAGAATTGGCAGAGGAAGAACTAGAAGACATGATAGAAACAGTAGATGACACTGGCGAAGAATTGGATGAAGAACTGGAAACATCTGAGGAGCTAGAAGAATCGGCGACTAACGAACTGTGA
- a CDS encoding ABC transporter permease: protein MSRSKSLQYYILARLLLTPLMLWTIVTVVFLLLRATPGDPVDAVLGGRAPESVKQEYRERLGLLDPLPIQYFRYIGNLLRFDLGSSITTQGESVWQTIGQHFPATAELAVFSMAFALIIGISVGMLAASRPNSWLDVGGRLFGIITYALPLFWVGMLMQLVFAVQLGWFPLGTRFPTSIPAPEGFTGLYTIDSLLSGNFTQFFSAIYYLLLPSLTLGLLLSGIFERIVRVNLKHTLKADYVEAARARGIPERRILFAHALKNALIPVITIMGLTFASLLGGAILTEVTFSWPGLANRLYEAISLRDYPTVQGILVFFGTIVVLASIIIDILNASIDPRIRY, encoded by the coding sequence ATGTCTCGCTCAAAATCTCTGCAATATTACATTCTGGCTCGATTGCTGCTGACACCACTCATGCTGTGGACGATCGTGACTGTGGTATTTTTGTTGTTAAGAGCAACTCCTGGCGATCCCGTCGACGCTGTGTTAGGAGGACGCGCCCCAGAAAGCGTCAAGCAAGAATATCGGGAACGGTTGGGGCTACTCGATCCCCTACCGATTCAGTACTTTCGGTATATAGGTAATTTACTACGCTTCGATCTCGGTAGTTCCATTACGACTCAAGGGGAATCCGTTTGGCAAACCATCGGACAGCACTTTCCTGCTACGGCAGAATTAGCCGTATTTAGCATGGCATTTGCGCTCATTATTGGAATTAGCGTCGGAATGCTAGCTGCTTCCCGCCCTAACTCATGGTTAGATGTAGGGGGGCGATTATTTGGGATTATCACTTATGCCTTACCCTTATTCTGGGTAGGAATGTTAATGCAGTTGGTATTTGCGGTACAGTTGGGGTGGTTTCCCTTGGGAACGCGCTTTCCGACTTCTATACCCGCGCCTGAAGGTTTTACAGGACTCTACACTATTGATAGTCTATTAAGCGGCAATTTTACCCAGTTTTTCAGCGCTATCTATTACCTATTGCTGCCGAGTCTAACTCTAGGACTTTTACTATCGGGAATTTTCGAGCGTATCGTTCGCGTCAACCTCAAACATACCCTTAAAGCTGACTATGTAGAAGCTGCCCGTGCTAGGGGAATTCCCGAACGACGGATCTTATTTGCCCACGCTTTAAAAAATGCTTTAATTCCCGTAATTACGATTATGGGACTGACTTTCGCCTCTTTATTAGGTGGAGCAATCTTAACTGAGGTGACATTTTCTTGGCCTGGTTTAGCCAACCGCCTCTACGAAGCAATTTCCTTGCGCGATTATCCTACCGTTCAAGGGATTTTAGTATTTTTTGGTACGATCGTCGTACTTGCCAGTATCATCATTGATATTCTCAATGCCTCCATCGATCCCCGCATTCGTTATTAA
- a CDS encoding AraC family transcriptional regulator produces the protein MLIFRQRKAIATNCYLMDNAARTPARCERAKFWRQPEFGNLELLRATYITHAFCRHIHEAYTIGVIEQGVEKFTYPGKMHFAPAGTVVIVNPGEVHTGSAGVEHGWTYRVLYPDVSLLQQAAAEAFVGRQVMPYFPQAAIGDRQLAQQILQLHQSLETSPSQLEKDTRWLGALVKLIQRHAGDRPTLKQIGREDQPIVRIKSYLESNYTENISLDRLAAIANLSPFYLLRTFRDRVGMPPYEYLTQVRVAKAKRLLSQGYAIAQVAQQTGFADQSHLIRQFKRFVGVTPGKYSHALTTDRGN, from the coding sequence GTGCTAATATTCCGTCAGAGAAAGGCGATCGCCACGAACTGCTATCTTATGGATAACGCTGCTAGAACTCCAGCTAGGTGCGAACGTGCTAAGTTTTGGCGACAGCCGGAGTTTGGTAATTTGGAGTTACTTAGAGCAACTTATATTACTCATGCTTTCTGCCGACACATTCACGAAGCTTATACTATCGGTGTCATCGAACAAGGGGTAGAAAAGTTTACTTACCCAGGCAAAATGCATTTTGCCCCTGCTGGTACGGTGGTGATTGTCAACCCTGGTGAGGTGCATACGGGAAGTGCGGGAGTCGAGCATGGTTGGACATATCGCGTGTTGTATCCCGATGTGAGTTTATTGCAACAAGCTGCGGCTGAGGCTTTTGTGGGGCGACAGGTTATGCCTTATTTTCCGCAAGCCGCGATCGGCGATCGCCAGCTTGCTCAACAGATATTACAACTACACCAAAGTTTAGAAACTTCGCCGTCGCAGTTAGAAAAAGATACACGCTGGCTGGGGGCGCTAGTGAAACTGATTCAACGTCATGCGGGCGATCGCCCTACACTGAAACAAATAGGTAGAGAAGACCAGCCAATTGTACGGATTAAGTCATATTTAGAATCGAATTATACAGAAAATATTTCTTTAGATCGGCTTGCCGCGATCGCCAATCTCAGTCCGTTTTATTTATTACGAACATTTCGCGATCGCGTTGGTATGCCACCTTACGAATATTTAACTCAAGTGCGGGTGGCAAAAGCAAAAAGGCTGTTATCACAAGGATATGCGATCGCGCAGGTGGCGCAACAAACGGGTTTTGCCGATCAAAGTCATTTAATCAGGCAATTCAAGCGTTTTGTTGGAGTCACGCCAGGGAAGTATAGTCATGCTCTGACTACCGATCGCGGAAATTGA
- a CDS encoding YlxR family protein — MKPNYRRCISCGRVALKSEFWRIVRDRDSGELQLDRGMGRSAYICPQASCLQVAQKKNRLGRSLKVKTVSEVLYQTLLQRLVTEP; from the coding sequence ATGAAACCTAACTATCGCCGTTGTATCAGCTGCGGTCGCGTGGCATTAAAATCGGAGTTTTGGCGCATTGTCCGCGATCGCGACTCAGGAGAGTTACAATTAGATCGGGGCATGGGGCGTTCTGCTTACATCTGTCCCCAAGCAAGCTGTCTACAAGTGGCGCAAAAGAAAAACCGCTTGGGGCGATCGCTCAAGGTCAAGACAGTCTCAGAGGTGCTTTATCAGACTCTATTGCAGCGCCTGGTTACAGAACCATAG
- a CDS encoding low-complexity tail membrane protein: protein MQSFRSEPFLWIHLAGLATLPILLQLCWLGLAVGDPILPVWLEFSIVAAIGVLPVLWMQLSRPFLIFAVLGVAQKPTQLDEQQRKVLRLIRTTSNRLLAMIVAVLLVGLLWLLYRTAPIAANVIPLPPQWRGLGLLVASIAFLASNLFLQIPVSVARVFVTSETEFSKAKPYPVERIARDFTIVGWQVNRILPQLTNSQTDTAQVTAQVKE, encoded by the coding sequence ATGCAATCATTTCGCTCCGAACCATTTTTGTGGATTCACCTAGCTGGGTTGGCAACGCTGCCGATTCTGTTGCAGTTGTGCTGGCTCGGCTTGGCTGTGGGCGATCCCATCTTGCCTGTGTGGTTAGAATTCTCAATTGTGGCAGCGATCGGAGTCTTACCCGTTCTGTGGATGCAGCTATCGCGTCCTTTTTTGATCTTTGCCGTGCTGGGAGTCGCACAAAAACCAACTCAGCTCGACGAGCAGCAAAGAAAAGTTCTCAGGTTAATTCGTACGACTTCCAATCGCCTGCTGGCTATGATAGTAGCAGTATTGCTAGTAGGGCTATTATGGTTGTTGTATCGTACTGCGCCGATCGCGGCAAATGTCATACCCTTACCACCACAATGGCGAGGCTTAGGATTGTTGGTAGCTAGTATTGCCTTTTTAGCAAGCAATCTATTTCTGCAAATCCCTGTCAGCGTGGCACGGGTTTTCGTTACTAGCGAAACAGAATTTTCTAAGGCAAAACCTTATCCTGTAGAAAGAATAGCGCGCGACTTTACGATTGTTGGCTGGCAAGTTAACCGCATCTTGCCCCAACTCACCAACTCTCAAACAGATACAGCTCAAGTAACAGCTCAAGTAAAGGAATGA
- the rimP gene encoding ribosome maturation factor RimP: MAHPLIPQIIELASPVAEDLGLEIVDVVFHTNHRPPVLRMDIRNPQQDTGLDDCERMSRALEATLDTADVIPDAYVLEVSSPGISRQLVADREFVSFKGFPAIVTLSEPYEGHTEWTGQLIKRDETAVFLNQKGRAIAIPRSLITRVQLDERH, from the coding sequence ATGGCTCATCCCTTAATTCCTCAAATCATTGAACTCGCCTCGCCTGTAGCAGAAGATCTAGGATTGGAGATTGTTGATGTTGTTTTCCATACAAACCATCGTCCGCCAGTGCTGCGCATGGACATCCGCAATCCACAGCAAGACACCGGACTAGATGACTGCGAACGCATGAGCCGCGCTTTAGAAGCAACGCTAGATACAGCAGATGTCATTCCTGATGCTTACGTGCTGGAGGTTTCTAGTCCTGGGATATCGCGCCAGCTGGTTGCAGATCGAGAATTTGTCTCTTTTAAAGGATTCCCGGCGATCGTCACCTTATCCGAACCCTATGAAGGTCATACAGAGTGGACGGGTCAATTAATTAAGCGCGATGAAACAGCGGTGTTTTTGAATCAAAAAGGTCGGGCGATCGCCATTCCCCGCTCTCTCATCACCAGGGTACAACTGGACGAGCGCCACTAA
- the infB gene encoding translation initiation factor IF-2, with protein MNNGKVRIYDLSKELNLDNKEILAICDRLNIAVKSHSSTISEEEAERIRQAAEKQAANPVTAGREGHANSYKAHPQPATNKVKPKPVVPHKQQILEIRKPKHNPDRPNPPEPSVAVAPQPPARPTASNSPVRPTTAPTRPEAQKPVQAVETQPITQSERGDNSIPTNKSRPPESPKLSTPPPRPSGARDGVDEPAGLPPSPPQRAERLERSERPERPILKREQDDRAANRPVAKADRVEKPMRRSQEAAASSESTPGRPKPVLELQRPKPVRAGEAVAPERSKPDGAEALPGTEEIAEIGVDDKPILKRPMPRPVGKGGKKWQEEEIDEGQDAKATKAGVKTKRLKPIVDLDDEEDFDDEEDGDSDTPIQVSLSIARPPKQKTTARPGQPQPAAISVVRSKKFSQTRENNRRREPEQKRERPEKVVVMGNLTVQELAESLATPDTEIVKILFMKGIAVSITQSLDLATIKMVAEELGVEIETAEPEAEARKVTEMLDAADLENLQRRPPVVTIMGHVDHGKTTLLDAIRKTKVAQGEAGGITQHIGAYHVDVEQNGQMQQVVFLDTPGHEAFTAMRARGARVTDIAILVVAADDGVQPQTVEAISHAQAAEVPIVVAINKIDKEGAQPDRVKQELTQYSLTPEEWGGDTIMVPVSAIKGENLDGLLEMILLVAEVEDLYANPDRTAKGTVIEAHLDKAKGPVATLLVQNGTLHVGDILVAGSAFGKVRAMVDDRGRRVDIASPSFAVEVLGLSDVPAAGDDFEVYLVEKEARAIANERAEKQRQFRLLQGRATLTSISAQAQEGELKELNLILKADVQGSVEAIVGALKQLPQNEVQIRMLLSAPGEVTETDIDLAAASNAVIIGFNTTLASGARQAADEAGVDVREYDIIYKLLEDIQAALEGMLEPELVEEPLGQAEVRQVFPVGRGKVAGSYVQSGKLVRNCKLRVRRGGKVIYEGALDSLKRMREDAREVNSGYECGIGVDKFNDWVEGDIVEAYQMVTKRRTLTR; from the coding sequence ATGAACAACGGCAAAGTCAGAATTTACGATCTATCAAAGGAATTGAATTTGGATAACAAGGAAATATTAGCCATTTGCGATCGGCTTAATATTGCAGTGAAAAGTCATAGCAGCACTATTAGCGAAGAAGAAGCAGAGCGAATCAGACAAGCAGCAGAAAAACAAGCTGCCAACCCTGTCACTGCTGGTAGAGAAGGTCATGCCAACAGCTACAAGGCACATCCTCAACCAGCCACTAACAAAGTTAAACCAAAACCTGTCGTGCCTCACAAACAGCAAATCTTGGAAATTCGCAAACCAAAGCACAACCCCGATCGTCCTAACCCCCCAGAACCATCTGTTGCCGTAGCACCTCAACCTCCAGCTCGTCCGACCGCTTCTAATTCACCCGTGCGACCGACAACAGCGCCAACCCGTCCCGAAGCACAAAAGCCAGTGCAAGCAGTAGAAACTCAGCCTATAACCCAAAGCGAGCGGGGCGATAATTCAATACCGACAAACAAATCCAGACCACCAGAATCACCCAAGCTGTCAACGCCACCCCCTAGACCATCCGGGGCAAGAGACGGTGTGGATGAACCTGCCGGACTACCACCGTCGCCACCACAGCGAGCGGAGCGCCTGGAGCGCTCGGAACGACCGGAGCGACCAATTCTCAAGCGAGAGCAAGACGATCGCGCAGCCAATCGCCCAGTGGCGAAGGCAGATAGAGTCGAAAAACCAATGCGTCGTTCGCAGGAAGCAGCTGCTAGCTCGGAAAGCACGCCAGGTAGACCTAAACCCGTGCTGGAACTGCAAAGACCTAAGCCAGTGAGGGCAGGCGAAGCCGTAGCACCAGAACGCTCTAAACCAGATGGGGCAGAAGCTTTACCGGGAACGGAAGAAATCGCCGAGATCGGTGTGGATGACAAGCCAATCCTCAAACGCCCCATGCCGCGTCCAGTGGGTAAAGGTGGCAAGAAATGGCAAGAAGAGGAGATAGACGAAGGACAAGACGCAAAGGCAACGAAGGCAGGTGTAAAAACCAAACGTCTCAAGCCTATAGTCGATTTGGATGACGAAGAAGACTTTGACGATGAGGAGGACGGAGATAGCGATACTCCAATTCAAGTTAGCCTGTCTATAGCTCGTCCGCCAAAACAGAAAACAACAGCTCGCCCAGGACAGCCGCAGCCTGCTGCCATTAGTGTTGTTAGAAGCAAAAAGTTTAGCCAAACACGAGAAAACAACCGTCGCCGCGAACCAGAACAGAAACGCGAACGTCCAGAAAAAGTGGTCGTTATGGGCAATCTCACTGTGCAAGAACTAGCTGAGAGTTTAGCGACTCCAGATACAGAAATTGTCAAGATTCTGTTCATGAAGGGGATAGCAGTTAGTATTACCCAAAGTTTAGATCTTGCCACGATTAAAATGGTGGCGGAAGAACTGGGTGTGGAGATAGAAACTGCCGAGCCAGAAGCAGAAGCCCGTAAGGTTACAGAAATGCTTGATGCGGCAGACTTGGAAAATCTCCAGCGCCGTCCGCCAGTCGTAACAATTATGGGTCACGTAGACCACGGAAAAACGACGTTGCTCGATGCCATCCGCAAAACAAAAGTGGCGCAGGGCGAAGCTGGAGGCATTACCCAGCACATCGGTGCTTACCACGTCGATGTCGAACAAAACGGGCAAATGCAGCAAGTCGTATTTCTAGATACTCCAGGTCACGAAGCCTTTACGGCGATGCGGGCGCGAGGAGCGCGAGTGACGGACATCGCCATCTTAGTGGTTGCTGCCGATGATGGCGTTCAACCCCAGACGGTTGAGGCGATCAGTCATGCCCAAGCAGCAGAAGTACCAATTGTCGTCGCAATCAATAAGATTGATAAAGAAGGCGCTCAACCCGATCGCGTCAAGCAAGAGTTAACTCAATACAGCCTAACTCCTGAAGAATGGGGCGGAGACACGATTATGGTTCCTGTCAGCGCCATTAAAGGTGAAAACCTTGACGGCTTGCTAGAGATGATTCTGTTGGTTGCAGAGGTAGAAGACCTATATGCTAACCCAGATCGGACGGCGAAAGGAACGGTAATTGAAGCCCATCTTGACAAAGCCAAAGGTCCGGTCGCAACCTTGCTGGTACAAAACGGAACGCTGCATGTGGGCGATATCCTCGTGGCTGGGTCGGCATTTGGCAAAGTCCGCGCTATGGTAGACGATCGCGGTCGGCGGGTAGATATCGCTAGCCCCTCCTTCGCCGTAGAAGTCTTGGGCTTGAGCGACGTGCCAGCAGCTGGAGACGATTTCGAGGTGTATCTCGTCGAGAAAGAAGCACGAGCGATCGCTAACGAACGGGCAGAGAAACAACGTCAGTTCCGCTTGCTGCAAGGACGCGCGACCCTAACTTCCATATCCGCACAGGCTCAGGAAGGCGAGTTGAAGGAACTCAACTTGATCCTCAAGGCAGATGTCCAAGGTTCCGTCGAAGCGATCGTCGGGGCGCTCAAACAACTGCCACAAAACGAAGTCCAAATCAGGATGTTGTTGTCTGCACCTGGAGAAGTCACTGAAACTGACATCGACTTGGCAGCAGCTAGTAACGCCGTGATTATCGGCTTCAACACCACGCTTGCTAGCGGTGCTAGACAAGCAGCCGACGAAGCAGGGGTAGATGTTCGAGAATACGACATTATCTATAAACTGCTGGAAGACATTCAAGCTGCCCTAGAAGGTATGCTAGAGCCAGAATTGGTAGAAGAACCTCTCGGTCAGGCAGAAGTCCGCCAGGTCTTCCCAGTCGGTCGCGGTAAGGTGGCTGGTAGCTACGTGCAGTCGGGCAAGCTCGTGCGTAACTGCAAGCTGCGGGTGCGTCGTGGTGGTAAGGTGATCTACGAAGGTGCTTTAGATTCTCTCAAGCGGATGCGAGAGGATGCCCGCGAAGTCAATTCCGGCTACGAATGCGGTATTGGCGTTGATAAATTCAACGATTGGGTTGAAGGCGATATCGTCGAAGCCTATCAAATGGTGACAAAACGCCGCACGCTTACGAGGTAG